The window GTACAGcttcataaaagatatcaacAGACAACACTAATCCCCGTTGATAAAATTCTGGTGAAGCCACATAATTGGAGTAATTTTTCCAGGTCATAGTCGTAAATCGATGCAACGACGTTGAGATCTTCTGCGGTAAGGGATCCGTTGTACTGATAAAAATTGGCAAATTACCGGACTCTAATTGTCGTATTTCCATACACAAGTCCAACCTCGCTTTTATACGccgtttaatttcttttaacacATTCTCTACACAGTCTTGTGCCAATTCATGACTCGTAAgctatagataaaataataaagttgaattttaattagaatacgttgctttaattatttatcaaatcgtgtgttatttgtttaaattataattttatattacaaacagagcaattattttttatcaataaataagattaactatcgtattttttatatgatagttatttttaatatttatgttacacaGGTATGTAAATATGTGTACCTTTTGTTGTGGTTCGTTCGTGTCACATGAAACAAAGTGTAGACCAGCCATTCTTTGTGCCCATTTGTAGGGAATGCCCAGTCCCAGAGACGAAAACGGTCCCAAGTTATGTCGCGACAGTTGATACTGATTGGCAGGATTCGGACTTTCTAATCCTAAATCCCGCGGGTACAATTCGCGAAGAACCGATTCGGATACTAGCATATCTCTGTTAATTAAATTGGATTTGAAAAAGTTATCtctaaatttactaaataaaagaaaacaagagAAAAGTATTTTCACTTGTgtacatttgtatatatacacaaaatttcaataaattaatattaaaataataaaaattaaagagaagtaaatatttaagtaatttattttacatacccAGCGCTAATACCTCCTAAGTCTTCCGTTTCGAGTTTTGACTCTACCGTAACGACTTTTAAATGtatcatgtaataaaaatgaagagtTAGCCTTGTCTCatctaaaaagttaattttgcaataaatattttcttttccttttcctaaGATctttgaagaaattaaatcgcaagttaaataaattaataaatataaaataaatatatttctattttgtaattttaattcttttaaaagtatttttttaagattttattttatttggtaagattcaaaattgtttatcctcactttttaatgtaataactatttttacaTGCAACGGATGTCGCTGCAATAGTTTGGAACGCTTTTCTTCTTGTCTGGCCTCCCGAGATAATCTGTGATGTCTTTTTTTATGCACTGGCATCTCTTCCACAATATTTTCCGATTGATTCTCAGGATCCGAGTCAGATTCTTGTAAACCATCATGATTGTTCGCACGTTTCGCTTCGTCCTCGTCACCTTCCACTTTGACCAATAATGTActatctaaaagatattttaaaaaatatgtataaaaaaatttatctcatAACAGTCACAGAAATACCCaatattatgtacaaattaTACCATAAGCATCCCTGTAAGCAGACGCCTTTGCATACAATACGTAGAGTGGTGATGCGAGCAACGAAGCCTTTTGATGCTCCTGACGAATTTTGTCCAATGGCAATCCAAGACTTTCTTGTAATGGTTTACTCGCCTGAAAAATTCagttaatcaattatatagaaaaacggtaagaatgtaatatttttaaatgcaatttttacatGTGTTATAATTCTGTtgattgtagaaaaaaaaagtagtatTGGTTCTTAACTCTCAGTAAATTCTcaccaaaattttttcttaaaaaaaaaaattaaaaaaatagctttTGAGTTTATACTGTTATTATAGCAAATGAACAATGTAACATTTTGTATGgcttctaaattaataaatttttttaattttcttacttCCAATATAGAACGCAATTGCGGTGCAAGATTATCTAAGCGAGTCTGTTTCGTTTCAATATTGGATGCTACTGCCTTTTTACTCTCTGTCAATTCATCACACAGGGCTGCCAATTGCTTTCGTTGTGTCAATTCCCACTCCAAACGAGCCAGTCTTAATTGATGAGGattattctttgttatttcctaaaatatatttgtaaattgtaaataaaaaaattaattttttatacttgttattactataaactatttatgtgtatatacaggtcgtaaaatattttctggagcttctttaaaaaattcctctTCCGAAACAAGTTCTATTAATTCATCTTTGGatctaaaagaataaaaataaagtaattttttctttgtttagagaaattataaagAGTCAAGAGGTTCTTTTACTTTAAGATAAGAGAATTTACTTGAACTGAAGGCATTTAATAACTTCTTTCTTCAGATGCATGACTTCATATAATAGATTCTGCAAATGAAGATGTTTGCTGTCTACACTACTTTTTGCAGCCACTAGCGAGTCACGTGCAGATTTTGTACGAAATTTTTCCATGCGATTTAGCTTCTTCAGTTCTATGAAAGCCAGAGATGTTTGAATTTGTAGCTCACGAATCTCATCTTTCTGAAgaacatttgttttaataagcTTAAagcaaatttgataaatataaaaataatatatgttacaaaCATTTGAATCACCACCACTAGACTTCAACTTAGCTATTTTAGCCATTGCTGCTCGAATATCATTACAGGTTGCCAAAAAGCATTCGGAATCATCTTCTGATGATCTCTCAATAGCTTCCTTTTCTTCGTAACTGATTATTGTCTATCAAAACAAAAGTTGATGAGTTAATagtgaaagaagaaagaataatttactattttcaatcaaacatttgtagttaataatataataggaaGATTACATAGCaaatagataaataagaatttaatcaaTCAATGAACAAATAAAGATAACTTGTTacagttatataattacattttaaagtaaaaaatattttgaccaaatttagataaaaattatttctattaaaatgtcaattaatttgcaatttattttttagttttatttttattaaacaatcaTTAATTGGTGATTGTTCAGCAATTGGTGCAGATGTTTGCTGtctaattttgtttatctacGTAACTCTGTTTCATCTGTGCAATTTTTCAAGTTACAGTCTATTTTCGtcagaaatatagaaatgtGAACACATTATAACCTAAATATTGTCTTTTAACTTTTCGAACAAACTTTTGACGTTTATACCTTGTACAAATCTCCTTCCTTTATCGACGTTCCGCTATTCGTATTCACGGACTTCCTCCTTTTTTTCGCACCGTCCGATTCATTTTCCTTGCCCATTTTTCACTTGTCAAtcaatcaatataataaagatttgatTCAAAATTTGGTCTGGTTTGGTCAGCAAATTTGGCGTCCCGCGGAAAGAGCAATGAAGAGCAGCTCGGTGTGAGTTAATTGGTTTCTACACTTACAATTACCTCCAGCGAGGAAGACGAAAACCAATcgtattaaagatttattcagccacacttataaaaaatataacaaccgataaaataaatatttttaaaaacttaagaacaatttttaaaaaagaagaaaagttttaataataaatctttggGTGCTTTAGTGCACTTTTTATTCGATCGGCGCATCAAGTGCAGTTACAGTGCAACACATttcctaaccttaaaaaattatcgctAGCGTCAATTATCGCACCATTTGCAATCGCTTTAAGATCATCTCTGCAGCCAACagcaacaatttttaattgttgtgTTACAACACACAATAGAGTTCAAGCTTCCTAAACCAGAGAAGAAATcttcatatattttacgttCCAATCTTGGACGCGTTATTCATCGGACAAATCGTGCGGTTATTCTTCTTAATCTAATATGGGTAAGCTGAGAGATGTAAGTACGGAAGAGGAAATAAATTTAGGTAATTCTGTATCCGATATAtcattttcatcatttttgtACGCTCTTGCCAACACGTATACGCGATTTGATAATTTACTATCATAATTTACTTCTTAATGTCGATTGAATTTTGTCAGATGCAAGCGATGTCCCGCCGCAAAAGAAGCATAAGAAACATAAGCATAAAAAGCACAAGAAGAAAAAGCTCATGCATGACGACAGCGATACCTTCGTGGATATCTCTGCCGACGCCGACCGGAAGAAGAGCTTTCgaataaaagtgaaaaaagaGGATGAACGGaggtacaaatattacaatttttttgtgcatttttacaAACTATAGATGAATTTTTTGACTCATTAATTGATCAGTCGGAACTATAATTCTGCTCTGTCAAAGCTGCAATTGTGCATAACATGATCAATCAGTGAATTAAGAAACTCACCTTATATTTCAAGTAGaattgacttaaaaaaatttagaagatGGCGTAACTgctattgtaaatttaaattttatgatccTGATGGATAGTACTTTTTGATGGAATAAACTTATCTACTGACGAAAAAAAGGCTGatatatgtaacattaaaatatattcatataattctatccaaaaatatatttttgctttaattaatgaattacaCGAATCACttataactattatattatgattatatcttattataatttttaaaatattttcatacatCTATTTTCTATGTGACATGCACTTAACAACACATTATTTTCTAGTCTGGATAAACGTGAAAAGATACTGAAAACATGTGGTTTGAACACAGCTACAATAAGCAGTGCATCCTCTCCAAAAGGTACAactacaaaaaagaaaattccaaAAGGTAACAAAGGTAAAGATAGTGGAACCAGCAGTGAGGAAGAAAGATGGCTTGACGCAATTGAATCTGGTAAACTGGAAGAGGTATTTTTTCCTCAAATGTTtaagtaacattaaaattactgtGTAACTATTACTTACTATTCCTTTGTATTTGATCAtactcaataataattttaacaaggagtaaaaaatgaaatagacATGTGTTCTATTTTAGGTTGATGACGAgttgaagaaaattaaaccAAAAGATCCCAAGCTAATGACAGCACGACAGAGAGCAATGTTTGAGAGAAAAACTGATACAGAGCCAAATCCAGGTGTTGAACAATTGATGTCATTACCTACTggttacaaagaaaaagttaTGACCGCGGAAGCCATACAGAAGGCTGCTCTAAAGTCTCTGAAACGAAAACAACTTGCTgatgaaaagagagagaaggataaGGTACTATGTAACAAAGTTTCCTGATAATAAGCAATATGTTGTTTTATAATTGACAAATCGTAATGGCAGTTTTTGTGAATTGTTCtcatagaaaaaaacaatggagAGACTGCTCAAGAAGCAAGAATCTAAAGCATCCAAAGTTGTCAGCAAGGGTAAATTATCTAAACGACAAGTACCATTGGTGACGTATCGTTTAACAATTGAAGGAAGTTCCATATCTTTACCACCTGGTGAAAATTTTCCACTTTTTCCTGccaaagagtaaataaaaatattacatgggTCAGTTAGTAAATGGTATAATTTGCGAATGAAATCAACTGATTTCTTTGAagattaaacaaattgtttttttctcaataaataggcaaagtataaatatttcatcatttttaataaaccatgatcgaatttttatactaaataatcataaatattcgTTTGCTACATTTGAAAAGATAATTCGATTGGACAggttttttaatgtatttatattttggttatttattgagaaaaagtacaacttaattgtttaatctttaaataattcattaattttgtttgcagattatatttttatttactgacTGACCTGTATTTTTGTatgatatttgtatatttttgttaattttgtattttaggAGAAGTCCGCCAAAACAAATCCTTTGCGCAATAAATCAATGTAAAAATCCCAAAAAATATTCGTGTTCAAAAACTGGAGTGCCATTGTGCAGCTTAGAGTGTTATAAAGCCAATCTCCTTTTAGCCAGGTAAAATATGTACAACGacgatagaaaattttttttccaaaagttttacatttacagtatttattataagtgaacgcgtatgtatatacataagatGACTAagctaaaataattaaatgtagcacataagtataatatatatgattatatgtaaatatatgttaccattttattaaaaagacttCATCAACttgattttatgtaaaaaaagaagagaacacAATTTCCTTTCCACCTCTCGgttttaaaacgtttaaacGATAATTGCAGAATGAAAAGTCGTTTATACGAGCGTTACATAACGAATGCAACTCTGTGCAGAGAGAGGTAAGCGGCTTTTCCCCGAATTGTGCCACTTTATAGCGTAACCTAGGCCTTGCTTTCACCTACTTCCGCATCCTCCAAGCAAGAAGTCGACTCGCGATGCATTTACTCTAAGCGAGAAGCCGAGTCGGTCGTCGGCTTAGATTCGCGCAGGATCGCTCGGACTTATGTACGTGTACGAGTACGGTCGACCCAGATATTCTGGGCCACCATGTCGTGCCTTCATTATTGCATAGTTTTGACGTTTATCTCGATTTTGGTGTTGGGTTTCGAAACTTTTGGTGAGTTCtagaatcttttattattgccGGCAAATATCCATTTCCTAACTTTGCTCTGTAAAAACAAACCGTTTTGAGAAACTTTCGAGAGAAATGCAAAGTTCTTACATGTCACTGCTTCGTTAAATTGTTGAACGCGATCAAAATAACTTTGTGATCGTTCGATGGAGGCaacacatttattaaataacgaaatcttgtatacaaattataatatgtaattatgtagatatatttacaaaaatagatgTAGAATGTTATTGacctttataaaatattaataacttacaatattttagcaaaattatcACGATACGGTATATTAATTTGatgatatatttgtaaatttaaatttggaaaGAAATTGgtcaataattgagaaaagtagtttacttatattatgtatgaaacatttataaatttaattaatttatatacatgcttacaaaattatacgtaaattgtaatgcaaaaatattgcaacatgaaatattacgcatgataaaattaataaaggatatttttaaatatataatttatatccaaaatttcgatttatctagtttttgacaaatatttatagacattttatttcaataaaactgCTGCGATGCGGCGTATTATCTTAGCGTCAATCATTACAAAATTCTCATgatgatattatatttgtatctgatattattgcataattcGTGCAATATTTATGTAGTGTGCTTATCAGGGTAAAACGAtacacattaattaaatatgattaatgatacttttacaaaattatcaaatataagcacgcacacacaatgttttatttgtggactaaacaattttcttatttaaaacaaaatagatGACGATTATCACGAATGTGCTCGTTCTTGCTCCCACGAGCCATCCTCCAAAAAAATGTgcacttataatttctttgttacGGAATTGCATGGCACTACAAGGTAAGGGATTACaagttttctctttttaaacaattttagttttatttgcaAAGGAGATATACTTGATAGTATtgtaacgtttaaaaaaaactttgggTGCTTAGACCTATTTGCACCAATTGTAGATTAACTTTCATCTTGATTTAACTCAATAAATACTGAATTTAATATAGatgtaatgttatatatataaacattatatatgtgtTGTGGATTATActatgttatataatacatagtaTGAATTCGGAACCTAAGTgcctaaaattttcttgagcAAACGATTCTTTTCTCGTCGCccgttgtttttattttattaggatgcaccattgtaaaataatctcaatttatattttctttttcaatttctaagattagaaagagatagaaagtACACAA of the Monomorium pharaonis isolate MP-MQ-018 chromosome 11, ASM1337386v2, whole genome shotgun sequence genome contains:
- the LOC105828675 gene encoding INO80 complex subunit B isoform X2 codes for the protein MDASDVPPQKKHKKHKHKKHKKKKLMHDDSDTFVDISADADRKKSFRIKVKKEDERSLDKREKILKTCGLNTATISSASSPKGTTTKKKIPKGNKGKDSGTSSEEERWLDAIESGKLEEVDDELKKIKPKDPKLMTARQRAMFERKTDTEPNPGVEQLMSLPTGYKEKVMTAEAIQKAALKSLKRKQLADEKREKDKKKTMERLLKKQESKASKVVSKGKLSKRQVPLVTYRLTIEGSSISLPPGENFPLFPAKERSPPKQILCAINQCKNPKKYSCSKTGVPLCSLECYKANLLLAR
- the LOC105828675 gene encoding INO80 complex subunit B isoform X3, translated to MHDDSDTFVDISADADRKKSFRIKVKKEDERSLDKREKILKTCGLNTATISSASSPKGTTTKKKIPKGNKGKDSGTSSEEERWLDAIESGKLEEVDDELKKIKPKDPKLMTARQRAMFERKTDTEPNPGVEQLMSLPTGYKEKVMTAEAIQKAALKSLKRKQLADEKREKDKKKTMERLLKKQESKASKVVSKGKLSKRQVPLVTYRLTIEGSSISLPPGENFPLFPAKERSPPKQILCAINQCKNPKKYSCSKTGVPLCSLECYKANLLLAR
- the LOC105828675 gene encoding INO80 complex subunit B isoform X1, with product MGKLRDVSTEEEINLDASDVPPQKKHKKHKHKKHKKKKLMHDDSDTFVDISADADRKKSFRIKVKKEDERSLDKREKILKTCGLNTATISSASSPKGTTTKKKIPKGNKGKDSGTSSEEERWLDAIESGKLEEVDDELKKIKPKDPKLMTARQRAMFERKTDTEPNPGVEQLMSLPTGYKEKVMTAEAIQKAALKSLKRKQLADEKREKDKKKTMERLLKKQESKASKVVSKGKLSKRQVPLVTYRLTIEGSSISLPPGENFPLFPAKERSPPKQILCAINQCKNPKKYSCSKTGVPLCSLECYKANLLLAR
- the LOC105828672 gene encoding THO complex subunit 5 homolog isoform X1; its protein translation is MGKENESDGAKKRRKSVNTNSGTSIKEGDLYKTIISYEEKEAIERSSEDDSECFLATCNDIRAAMAKIAKLKSSGGDSNKDEIRELQIQTSLAFIELKKLNRMEKFRTKSARDSLVAAKSSVDSKHLHLQNLLYEVMHLKKEVIKCLQFKSKDELIELVSEEEFFKEAPENILRPEITKNNPHQLRLARLEWELTQRKQLAALCDELTESKKAVASNIETKQTRLDNLAPQLRSILEASKPLQESLGLPLDKIRQEHQKASLLASPLYVLYAKASAYRDAYDSTLLVKVEGDEDEAKRANNHDGLQESDSDPENQSENIVEEMPVHKKRHHRLSREARQEEKRSKLLQRHPLHVKIVITLKNETRLTLHFYYMIHLKVVTVESKLETEDLGGISAGDMLVSESVLRELYPRDLGLESPNPANQYQLSRHNLGPFSSLGLGIPYKWAQRMAGLHFVSCDTNEPQQKLTSHELAQDCVENVLKEIKRRIKARLDLCMEIRQLESGNLPIFISTTDPLPQKISTSLHRFTTMTWKNYSNYVASPEFYQRGLVLSVDIFYEAVLRRGSSELIARIAIKPDYPKIAPVFNISVSPSVPASADIIRDIEREVNVMWTKSPTLTAQIQRLRACFDIYLETESMVPKEKIFFHPVRGRTRARPYKYLPLGGGIFTHR
- the LOC105828672 gene encoding THO complex subunit 5 homolog isoform X2, which translates into the protein MGKENESDGAKKRRKSVNTNSGTSIKEGDLYKTIISYEEKEAIERSSEDDSECFLATCNDIRAAMAKIAKLKSSGGDSNEITKNNPHQLRLARLEWELTQRKQLAALCDELTESKKAVASNIETKQTRLDNLAPQLRSILEASKPLQESLGLPLDKIRQEHQKASLLASPLYVLYAKASAYRDAYDSTLLVKVEGDEDEAKRANNHDGLQESDSDPENQSENIVEEMPVHKKRHHRLSREARQEEKRSKLLQRHPLHVKIVITLKNETRLTLHFYYMIHLKVVTVESKLETEDLGGISAGDMLVSESVLRELYPRDLGLESPNPANQYQLSRHNLGPFSSLGLGIPYKWAQRMAGLHFVSCDTNEPQQKLTSHELAQDCVENVLKEIKRRIKARLDLCMEIRQLESGNLPIFISTTDPLPQKISTSLHRFTTMTWKNYSNYVASPEFYQRGLVLSVDIFYEAVLRRGSSELIARIAIKPDYPKIAPVFNISVSPSVPASADIIRDIEREVNVMWTKSPTLTAQIQRLRACFDIYLETESMVPKEKIFFHPVRGRTRARPYKYLPLGGGIFTHR